A stretch of DNA from Verrucomicrobiia bacterium:
CTTGACCGACATCGAAGGGAAGAAGCAGACCCTCGTCGGCCAGCAGGGCAATTACGTGGTCCTGGAATGGACGAATCCCGATTGTCCTTTTGTCCATAAGCAGTATGACAGCGGCACCATGCAGGCGCTGCAAAAGGAAATGACTTCCAAAGGGGTTGTGTGGTTTTCCATTGCTTCGTCGGCGCCCGGCAAACAAGGGCATTATTCCGCCAAAGAATGGAAGCAGATTGTCACGGACAGGAAGGCGTTCCCCACGGCTGTCCTGCTCGACCCCAAGGGGCTCGTTGGAAAACAATATGGCGCCAAAACCACGCCGCATATGTACGTCATCGATCCGAAAGGCGTGCTGATCTATGAGGGCGCCATCGACAGCATTCCTTCGGCGGATCCCGCCGACATCAAGGAAGCCACCAATTACGTGAGCCAGGCACTGAACGAGGCCATGAGCGGCCAGCCCGTGAGCACGCCGTCCACCAAGTCCTACGGCTGTTCGATCAAATACGCTTCCTGACGCGGGCTTTTTTTTCCGGTTAAAAAACACAGGCCTAACATTCCGGACTTTTTCCAGCAAGTTCTAGCAAATGGCGGGCCGGGGTTGCCACGCCGGACCTCCGCACGCATACTTCTCACGGACTTCTCCGCTCGAAAAAGGCCGTTTTAATTTGTTATAACGCACTATATTTATTGGATAGCTGCGGCGCGGCCGCCATTTGGTAAAGGACTCCGGCTAAGGTATCTTTTGGATAGAGGCACGGGCCAAGTGCCGTGTCCGCCGGAGCCGGTTATGCCGAACTGTTTTTCCCGCATTCTTCTTCTCGCCGTAACTCTTTTGGCAACAGGTTGTCACCACCTCGACCGCAAGGGCATTATCAGCACCGAGCTTCCTCTCACGCTCGATGACCTCGGTGAAATCAAGGCCGGAGAAGAAAACCACGAACGGGTCCTGGAAAATTACCGCGTTTTCGACAGCCCCAAACTCCAGGCCTACATCAGCAAGATCGCCGACAACATCGCGGCGGTTTCCACGCGCCCGCATCTGCCGTATAAAATCATTCTCCTG
This window harbors:
- a CDS encoding redoxin domain-containing protein — protein: MKAKVFFLALAVIALAFPRLARADVQVGEIAPDFTLTDIEGKKQTLVGQQGNYVVLEWTNPDCPFVHKQYDSGTMQALQKEMTSKGVVWFSIASSAPGKQGHYSAKEWKQIVTDRKAFPTAVLLDPKGLVGKQYGAKTTPHMYVIDPKGVLIYEGAIDSIPSADPADIKEATNYVSQALNEAMSGQPVSTPSTKSYGCSIKYAS